From one Xiphophorus hellerii strain 12219 chromosome 18, Xiphophorus_hellerii-4.1, whole genome shotgun sequence genomic stretch:
- the clip3 gene encoding CAP-Gly domain-containing linker protein 3 isoform X1, protein MTGPVPLGTGRFVLVREDEGPAAAPFIMTKEENMQEQEKERQDHEEQEEARVQREEDEELTEEEEDEEEEEYELEEERTEVENEEEQEEEREEREEQEEQEEEEAPPAEPAAEPVPENQSPVQEPARRAMVHPSAQAPLPKDYAFTFFDPNDPACQEILADPRTSIPELFAIVRQWVPQVQHKIDVIGNEILKRGCHVNDRDGLTDMTLLHYSCKAGAHGVGDPAAALRLTSQLMSLGADVSLRSRWTNMNALHYAAYFDVPELIRVLLKAARPRVLNSTCSDFHYGTALHIAASNLCLSAVKCLLEHGANPTVRNDKGQVPGEVVPDPMDMSLDKAEAAMVAKDLKQLLLDAVPLSCNLPKATLPNYDNIPGNLMLAALGLKLGDRVVLDDLKTGTLRFCGTTEFASGQWVGVELDEPEGKNDGSVGGVRYFICPPKLGIFAPVSKISKAVDPTPSSVTSTPRTPRMDLASRLAGRTKKEKKEKEKAQKKKTSVASLDPEGTNVEVGDQVLVAGQKLGIVRFYGKTDFAPGFWFGVELDQPTGKHDGSVFGVRYFSCLPKYGVFAPPSRVQRIGGPKEGSQNDGSMVKKVHQVSMSQPKRNFHTMRSPKDLTSESSISRLLFCCWFPWMLRAEMQS, encoded by the exons ATGACTGGGCCGGTGCCGCTCGGTACTGGACGGTTCGTGCTGGTCCGTGAGGATGAAg GTCCGGCTGCAGCGCCCTTCATCATGACTAAAGAGGAAAACATGCAGGAGCAGGAGAAGGAGAGACAGGACCacgaggagcaggaggaggccCGGGTTCAGagggaggaggacgaggagctgaccgaggaagaggaggacgaggaagaggaggaataTGAGCTAGAAGAGGAGAGGACAGAGGTGGAGAacgaggaggagcaggaggaggagcgtGAGGAGCgagaagagcaggaggagcaggaggaagaagaggctCCTCCAGCTGAACCAGCGGCTGAGCCGGTTCCTGAGAACCAGAGTCCGGTTCAGGAGCCGGCCCGCCGGGCCATGGTCCACCCGTCGGCCCAGGCACCGCTGCCCAAAGACTACG CCTTCACCTTCTTTGACCCAAACGACCCGGCGTGTCAGGAGATCCTGGCTGACCCACGGACCTCCATCCCCGAGCTTTTCGCCATCGTCCGCCAGTGGGTCCCGCAGGTGCAGCATAAGATTGACGTCATCGGAAACGAG ATCCTGAAGCGCGGTTGCCATGTGAACGACCGAGACGGTTTGACTGACATGACGCTGCTTCACTACAGCTGTAAGGCTGGAGCTCATGGAGTTG GCGACCCGGCGGCGGCGCTGCGGCTCACCAGTCAGCTGATGTCTTTGGGCGCCGATGTCAGTCTGCGGAGCCGGTGGACCAACATGAACGCGCTGCACTACGCTGCCTACTTTGACGTCCCAGAGCTGATCCGAGTCCTGCTCAAAGCCGCCAGACCCAGAG TGCTGAACTCCACATGCAGTGACTTCCACTACGGCACGGCTCTCCACATCGCCGCCTCCAACCTCTGCCTGAGTGCAGTGAAATGTCTGCTGGAGCACGGAGCCAACCCCACCGTCAGG AATGATAAGGGCCAGGTTCCAGGTGAGGTGGTTCCGGACCCGATGGACATGAGCCTGGACAAAGCCGAGGCGGCCATGGTGGCCAAAGAcctgaagcagctgctgctggacgcCGTGCCGCTCAGCTGTAACCTCCCCAAGGCCACGCTGCCCAACTACGACAACATTCCCGGAAACCTGATGCTGGCAGCGCTGGGGCTGAAGCTGGGTGACCGTGTGGTTCTGGACGACCTGAAG ACCGGAACCCTGCGGTTCTGTGGAACCACGGAGTTCGCCAGCGGTCAGTGGGTCGGGGTGGAGCTGGACGAGCCAGAGGGGAAGAACGACGGCAGCGTGGGCGGAGTCCGCTACTTCATCTGTCCTCCGAAGCTTG GTATTTTTGCTCCGGTTTCAAAGATTTCCAAAGCTGTGGATCCGACTCCGTCCTCGGTCACCTCCACCCCCAGAACCCCCCGCATGGACCTGGCCTCCCGCCTGGCTGGGAGGAccaagaaggagaagaaggagaaggagaaag CCCAAAAGAAGAAGACATCCGTGGCTAGTCTGGACCCGGAGGGGACAAACGTGGAGGTGGGGGACCAGGTTCTGGTGGCGGGTCAGAAACTCGGCATCGTTCGCTTCTACGGGAAGACGGACTTTGCTCCAg GGTTCTGGTTTGGTGTAGAGTTGGACCAGCCCACTGGGAAACACGACGGCTCGGTGTTCGGGGTCCGATACTTCAGCTGCCTGCCCAAATATGGAGTGTTTGCTCCGCCCTCCCGGGTCCAGAG GATCGGAGGACCTAAAGAAGGCTCCCAGAACGACGGCTCCATGGTGAAGAAGGTTCATCAAGTCTCCA TGTCACAGCCAAAAAGGAACTTCCACACCATGCGATCTCCTAAAGATCTGACCTCCGAGAGCTCCATATCCAG GTTGctgttctgctgctggtttccGTGGATGCTCCGTGCTGAGATGCAGTCCTAA
- the clip3 gene encoding CAP-Gly domain-containing linker protein 3 isoform X2: protein MTKEENMQEQEKERQDHEEQEEARVQREEDEELTEEEEDEEEEEYELEEERTEVENEEEQEEEREEREEQEEQEEEEAPPAEPAAEPVPENQSPVQEPARRAMVHPSAQAPLPKDYAFTFFDPNDPACQEILADPRTSIPELFAIVRQWVPQVQHKIDVIGNEILKRGCHVNDRDGLTDMTLLHYSCKAGAHGVGDPAAALRLTSQLMSLGADVSLRSRWTNMNALHYAAYFDVPELIRVLLKAARPRVLNSTCSDFHYGTALHIAASNLCLSAVKCLLEHGANPTVRNDKGQVPGEVVPDPMDMSLDKAEAAMVAKDLKQLLLDAVPLSCNLPKATLPNYDNIPGNLMLAALGLKLGDRVVLDDLKTGTLRFCGTTEFASGQWVGVELDEPEGKNDGSVGGVRYFICPPKLGIFAPVSKISKAVDPTPSSVTSTPRTPRMDLASRLAGRTKKEKKEKEKAQKKKTSVASLDPEGTNVEVGDQVLVAGQKLGIVRFYGKTDFAPGFWFGVELDQPTGKHDGSVFGVRYFSCLPKYGVFAPPSRVQRIGGPKEGSQNDGSMVKKVHQVSMSQPKRNFHTMRSPKDLTSESSISRLLFCCWFPWMLRAEMQS from the exons ATGACTAAAGAGGAAAACATGCAGGAGCAGGAGAAGGAGAGACAGGACCacgaggagcaggaggaggccCGGGTTCAGagggaggaggacgaggagctgaccgaggaagaggaggacgaggaagaggaggaataTGAGCTAGAAGAGGAGAGGACAGAGGTGGAGAacgaggaggagcaggaggaggagcgtGAGGAGCgagaagagcaggaggagcaggaggaagaagaggctCCTCCAGCTGAACCAGCGGCTGAGCCGGTTCCTGAGAACCAGAGTCCGGTTCAGGAGCCGGCCCGCCGGGCCATGGTCCACCCGTCGGCCCAGGCACCGCTGCCCAAAGACTACG CCTTCACCTTCTTTGACCCAAACGACCCGGCGTGTCAGGAGATCCTGGCTGACCCACGGACCTCCATCCCCGAGCTTTTCGCCATCGTCCGCCAGTGGGTCCCGCAGGTGCAGCATAAGATTGACGTCATCGGAAACGAG ATCCTGAAGCGCGGTTGCCATGTGAACGACCGAGACGGTTTGACTGACATGACGCTGCTTCACTACAGCTGTAAGGCTGGAGCTCATGGAGTTG GCGACCCGGCGGCGGCGCTGCGGCTCACCAGTCAGCTGATGTCTTTGGGCGCCGATGTCAGTCTGCGGAGCCGGTGGACCAACATGAACGCGCTGCACTACGCTGCCTACTTTGACGTCCCAGAGCTGATCCGAGTCCTGCTCAAAGCCGCCAGACCCAGAG TGCTGAACTCCACATGCAGTGACTTCCACTACGGCACGGCTCTCCACATCGCCGCCTCCAACCTCTGCCTGAGTGCAGTGAAATGTCTGCTGGAGCACGGAGCCAACCCCACCGTCAGG AATGATAAGGGCCAGGTTCCAGGTGAGGTGGTTCCGGACCCGATGGACATGAGCCTGGACAAAGCCGAGGCGGCCATGGTGGCCAAAGAcctgaagcagctgctgctggacgcCGTGCCGCTCAGCTGTAACCTCCCCAAGGCCACGCTGCCCAACTACGACAACATTCCCGGAAACCTGATGCTGGCAGCGCTGGGGCTGAAGCTGGGTGACCGTGTGGTTCTGGACGACCTGAAG ACCGGAACCCTGCGGTTCTGTGGAACCACGGAGTTCGCCAGCGGTCAGTGGGTCGGGGTGGAGCTGGACGAGCCAGAGGGGAAGAACGACGGCAGCGTGGGCGGAGTCCGCTACTTCATCTGTCCTCCGAAGCTTG GTATTTTTGCTCCGGTTTCAAAGATTTCCAAAGCTGTGGATCCGACTCCGTCCTCGGTCACCTCCACCCCCAGAACCCCCCGCATGGACCTGGCCTCCCGCCTGGCTGGGAGGAccaagaaggagaagaaggagaaggagaaag CCCAAAAGAAGAAGACATCCGTGGCTAGTCTGGACCCGGAGGGGACAAACGTGGAGGTGGGGGACCAGGTTCTGGTGGCGGGTCAGAAACTCGGCATCGTTCGCTTCTACGGGAAGACGGACTTTGCTCCAg GGTTCTGGTTTGGTGTAGAGTTGGACCAGCCCACTGGGAAACACGACGGCTCGGTGTTCGGGGTCCGATACTTCAGCTGCCTGCCCAAATATGGAGTGTTTGCTCCGCCCTCCCGGGTCCAGAG GATCGGAGGACCTAAAGAAGGCTCCCAGAACGACGGCTCCATGGTGAAGAAGGTTCATCAAGTCTCCA TGTCACAGCCAAAAAGGAACTTCCACACCATGCGATCTCCTAAAGATCTGACCTCCGAGAGCTCCATATCCAG GTTGctgttctgctgctggtttccGTGGATGCTCCGTGCTGAGATGCAGTCCTAA